A part of Mustela erminea isolate mMusErm1 chromosome 9, mMusErm1.Pri, whole genome shotgun sequence genomic DNA contains:
- the LOC116600297 gene encoding olfactory receptor 4P4-like, translating into MESQRNISEFILLGLSYNQNIQKFCFVFLLFCYVSVLVGNLLILVSVRCNDHFYQSMYYFLSHLSLMDICYTSCVTPKLIGDLLLARKTISYDNCMLQVFALHFLGMIEILILTVMAFDRYAAICKPLHYLLIMNRTRCHLLVLAAWAGWALHSFSQFSLIIRLPFCGPNEINHYYCDIFPLLKVACTDTYITGLLVVANSGMVALVTFVLLFGSYVVILLSLRNRSTEGRRKALSTCGSHITVVILFFGPLIFAYLRPPTTFPEDKIFALFYTIIAPMFNPLIYTLRNTEMKKAMRRVWCQRIFSEEKHN; encoded by the coding sequence ATGGAAAGTCAGAGAAACATCTCAGAATTCATTCTTTTGGGACTTTCGTATAACCAGAACATAcaaaaattttgctttgttttcctcttattttgttATGTTTCCGTCTTGGTGGGAAATCTCCTAATTCTTGTCTCTGTTCGATGCAATGATCACTTTTACCAATCGATGTACTATTTCCTCAGCCACTTATCCTTAATGGACATTTGCTACACCTCCTGTGTGACACCCAAACTGATTGGTGACCTGCTACTGGCTAGAAAAACCATCTCTTATGATAACTGCATGTTACAGGTCTTTGCCTTGCACTTCCTGGGAATGATTGAAATCCTCATCCTTACAGTCATGGCCTTTGATCGCTACGCTGCCATCTGCAAACCTCTCCACTACCTGCTTATCATGAACAGGACAAGGTGCCATCTCCTAGTCTTGGCTGCATGGGCTGGTTGggctcttcattctttttctcagttttctctgaTAATCAGGTTGCCCTTCTGTGGCCCCAATGAAATCAATCACTACTATTGTGATATCTTCCCTCTGCTGAAAGTTGCCTGCACTGATACCTACATCACTGGGCTACTTGTGGTTGCCAATTCAGGAATGGTCGCTTTAGTAACCTTTGTTCTCTTGTTTGGGTCTTATGTTGTTATATTATTGAGTTTAAGAAATCGCTCAACTGAGGGAAGACGCAAAGCTCTCTCTACCTGTGGGTCTCATATCACTGTGGTGATCCTATTTTTCGGACCTTTAATCTTCGCCTACCTTCGACCTCCTACCACTTTCCCTGAGGACAAAATATTTGCTCTATTTTACACCATCATTGCGCCTATGTTCAATCCCCTAATCTACACCCtgagaaatacagagatgaaaaaagCCATGAGAAGGGTTTGGTGTCAAAggatattttcagaagaaaaacacaattga
- the LOC116599592 gene encoding olfactory receptor 4P4-like codes for MEKQRNISEFILLGLSYDQNVEIFCFVLFLFSYSALLAGNLLILVSIQCSPLFHQPMYYFLSHLSSMDICYTSSITPKLISDLLGGTKSISYSNCMLQLFAVHFFGGIEIFILTAMAFDRYAAICKPLHYLLIMDRTRCHLLVLAAWAGGALHSFPQLLMAIQLPFCGPNEIDHYFCDIFPLLKVACTDTYITGVLVVANSGMVALVTFVVLFVSYVIILFSLRHHSAEGRRKALSTCGSHITVVSLFFGPSIFVYLRPPDSFPEDKVFALFYTIISPMFNPLIYTLRNTEMKNAMRKVLCQTLFSKEVHN; via the coding sequence atggagaagcagagaaacatCTCAGAATTCATACTTCTAGGACTTTCATATGACCAGAACGTAGAAATATTTTGCTTTGTGCTCTTCTTATTCAGTTATAGTGCCCTGTTGGCAGGAAACCTTCTGATCCTTGTCTCCATTCAATGTAGTCCTCTTTTTCACCAACCGATGTACTACTTCCTCAGCCACTTATCCTCTATGGACATCTGCTATACCTCTAGTATTACACCCAAATTAATTAGTGACCTACTAGGAGGGACAAAATCCATCTCCTACAGTAATTGCATGTTACAACTATTTGCCGTGCACTTCTTTGGAGGCATTGAGATCTTCATTCTTACCGCCATGGCCTTTGATCGCTATGCTGCCATCTGCAAACCTCTCCACTACCTGCTTATCATGGACAGGACAAGGTGCCATCTCCTAGTCTTAGCTGCGTGGGCTGGTGGGGCTCTCCATTCTTTTCCTCAATTATTGATGGCAATCCAGTTGCCTTTTTGTGGTCCTAATGAAATCGATCACTACTTTTGTGATATCTTCCCTCTGCTGAAAGTTGCCTGCACTGATACCTACATCACTGGTGTCCTTGTGGTTGCCAATTCAGGTATGGTTGCCTTAGTTACCTTTGttgtcttgtttgtttcttatgtcATTATTTTGTTTAGTCTAAGACATCACTCAGCTGAGGGAAGACGCAAAGCCCTCTCCACCTGTGGGTCTCATATCACTGTGGTCAGCTTATTTTTTGGGCCTTCAATCTTTGTCTACCTTCGACCTCCAGACAGTTTTCCTGAGGACAAAGTATTTGCTCTATTTTATACCATCATTTCTCCTATGTTCAATCCCTTAATCTATACTCtgagaaatacagagatgaaaaatgcCATGAGGAAAGTTTTGTgtcaaacattattttcaaaagaagtaCACAATTAA
- the LOC116600019 gene encoding olfactory receptor 4P4-like: MEKQRNISEFILLGLSYDQNTQIFCFVLFLFCYAVLLAGNLLILVSIRCSPLFHQPMYYFLSHLSSMDICYTSSITPKLISDLLGGTKSISYSNCMLQLFAMHFFGGIEIFILTAMAFDRYAAICKPLHYLLIMDRTRCHLLVLAAWAGGALHSFPQLLMAIQLPFCGPNEIDHYFCDIFPLLKVACTDTYITGVLVVANSGMVALVTFVVLFVSYVIILFSLRHHSAEGRRKALSTCGSHITVVILFFGPSIFAYLRPPTTFPEDKIFALFYTIVAPMFNPLIYTLRNTEMKSAMRKVLCQTLFSKEVHN, translated from the coding sequence atggagaagcagagaaacatCTCAGAATTCATACTTCTAGGACTTTCTTATGACCAGAATACGCAAATATTTTGCTTTGTGCTCTTCTTATTCTGTTATGCTGTCCTGTTGGCAGGAAACCTTCTGATCCTTGTCTCCATTCGATGCAGCCCTCTTTTTCACCAACCCATGTACTACTTCCTCAGCCACTTATCCTCTATGGACATCTGCTATACCTCTAGTATTACACCCAAATTAATTAGTGACCTACTAGGAGGGACAAAATCCATCTCCTACAGTAATTGCATGTTACAACTATTTGCCATGCACTTCTTTGGAGGCATTGAGATCTTCATTCTTACCGCCATGGCCTTTGATCGCTATGCTGCCATCTGCAAACCTCTCCACTACCTGCTTATCATGGACAGGACAAGGTGCCATCTCCTAGTCTTAGCTGCGTGGGCTGGTGGGGCTCTCCATTCTTTTCCTCAATTATTGATGGCAATCCAGTTGCCGTTTTGTGGTCCTAATGAAATCGATCACTACTTTTGTGATATCTTCCCTCTGCTGAAAGTTGCCTGCACTGATACCTACATCACTGGTGTCCTTGTGGTTGCCAATTCAGGTATGGTTGCCTTAGTTACCTTTGTTGTCTTGTTTGTATCTTATGTCATTATTTTGTTTAGTCTAAGACATCACTCAGCTGAGGGAAGACGCAAAGCCCTCTCCACCTGTGGGTCTCATATCACTGTGGTCATCTTATTTTTTGGGCCATCAATCTTTGCCTACCTTCGACCTCCAACCACTTTCCCTGAGGACAAAATATTTGCTCTATTTTACACCATTGTTGCTCCTATGTTCAATCCCTTAATCTATACATTGAGgaatacagagatgaaaagtgcCATGAGGAAAGTTTTGTgtcaaacattattttcaaaggaaGTACACAATTAA